The window TGCGACCGCGCCGTCCTCGATCACGCGTTCTCGAAGCGCGGGATGTGAGTCGAGTAAGTCGTCGAGCGCGTCGCCGACGGTGTCGCCCGCGGTCGCGTCCACCGGGATCACGCGATCACCGGCGATCTCCGCGAGGTCAGCGAACAGCTTCCACTCCATACGGACACCGCGTGCGGACGCCTCAAGAGCGTTGCGTCCCGTCGTCGGTTCGGCCGTCTCCGGATGCGCCGGTGTCGGTCTCGTCACCTGTCCTAGCGTCGTCGCCACCACCGATTCCGACATCGTCGTCGCCACCACCGATTCCGACATCGCCGCCTACGTCGTTGGGGCCGTCGCCGCCAGCGCCAGCGCCGACATCGCCGTCGGTACCGCCGGCGTCTTCAGAGGCGGCCGCGTCGGCTTCGATCCGGCGAAGCGCGTCCGGACGACCGACGAGGTACACTTGGTCTCCGGCGGTGAAGGCGTACGACCGGGGCGGGATCGGCTGGACGGTCTCACCGGACGGCCGGACCGCGGCGACGACCGTCTCGACGTCACCAACGGTGCGGCCGGCGAGGGGGCTCCCGGCCGCGACGGTGACCGCGGCCATCGTCTCGTCTGCGCTCCGCAGCAGCGACGCGAACTCGCGGTCCGCCTGCGGCTCCGCGGGGAGCGTCACGAGCCGGTACCCGCTCTCTGCGGTCAGCGCCTCCGCG is drawn from Halorubrum sp. BV1 and contains these coding sequences:
- a CDS encoding ubiquitin-like small modifier protein 1, with translation MEWKLFADLAEIAGDRVIPVDATAGDTVGDALDDLLDSHPALRERVIEDGAVADHINVLRNGRSVYHDDGLSTTLEDGDELALFPPVSGGNAD